Part of the Mycolicibacterium mageritense genome is shown below.
GAGTCGGGTTGGAGCAGGCGCATGCACATCAGGCCCGCCGCGATCACCAGCAGGCCGATCGACACGCACAGACGCAGACCGAGGCGCGGCAGATACAAGTGCGTGGTGGCGCCAAGCGCTAGTACGGGAAGCATCAAAGGGCACAGGGCAATTGCGGTCTGTATTGGGCTGTACCCCATGACCAGCTGGATGTACTGCATGCTCACGAAGAAGTAGCCGAAGTTCGCGAAGAACAGGAAGGTCACGCCGACTGCACCCGTGGCGAACGCGGGTTTTCGGAACAACCGGATGTCCAGGAGCGGGTGTCGGCGGTTGAGCTCCACCACGGCGAACGCGGCGGCCAGGACGACCCCGGCCGTCATGTCGCCCCAGACGATCGGGTGCGTCCAGCCCCGCACCGGGGCTTCCACCACCCCGAGCACGAAGGCTGCCACCGCCGCGCCGATCAGGACGGCGCCGGCCCAGTCCAGCGGCGCGGCGCGGTCGTCGCGCGACGACGGCACGGTGCAGGTCAGCGCGAACAAGCCGATGCCTGCGGCCGCGAAGGCCGCGAAGATCGACTGCCAGGCCCAGAAGTGCAACAAGGCACCGGTGATCAGGAAGCCGAAGACGGCGCCCGATCCGACGACGCCTGCCCAGATTCCGACGGCCTTGTTGCGCTCGGACTTTGGGAAGGCCGCGGTCAGCAGGGACAGCGTGGCGGGCATGATGAACGCGGCGCCCGCACCGGCCGCCGCGCGGGCCGCGATCAGGTGTGCCGGGTCGCCGAACAGCAGCGGTGCGGCCGAGGCCAGGACGAAGACCGCGAGTCCGATCAGCAGCGCGCCGCGTCGGCCGTAGCGATCGCCGATCGCGCCCGCGGGCAGCAGCAGACAGGCCAGCACCAGGGTGTAACCGTCGATCACCCAGGTCAGCTGCGCCTGGGTGGCCGCGGTCTCACGGGCGATGTCGGGCAGCGCGGCATTGAGGGCCACCATCGATGCCACGACGATGGACACGTCCATGCACGCCACTGCGAGCAACCAGTACCGCTGCCGGGGCCGGAGTGCGGCGTGCGGTGCACGGATATCCTGACCAGATTCGGCAAGGGTGTCGGACATACTGTGCGCTCCTTGGCCGGACGATACTTTTGAGACTATCAGTCTCGTAGAGGGACGGTAAGTCTTGTTTTGTGGGAGGCGTGGAAATGGCGGCCGACAGTGGTGATCCGCGGCCGGCCCGGTCACGGGCGCGGCTGCTCGACGCGGCGACGTCGTTGTTGCGTGCCGGCGGTCCTAGCGCGGTCACGGTGGATGCCGTCACCCGCGCCGCCAATGTGGCCCGGGCGACGCTGTACCGTCACTTCCCGAGTGGAAACGACTTGCTGGCGGCGGCATTTCGCTCGTTGATCCCCGCCGCGCCGATGCCGCCGACAGATGGCCCGCTGCGGGACCGGCTGATCACGCTGGTGCAGGCGCAGGCCGATCTGATCGCCGAGGCCCCGATCACCGTGACCGCGATGTCATGGCTCGCGCTCGGCGGGGACATGGAGCACCTGCCGTGGCGCGAGAATGACAGCGACGAGGTGCGCACCCTGCGGGAGCGGGTGGCCGAGCAGTATGCCGCCCCGTTCGACGCGCTGTTCGACAGCCCCGAGGCGGTTGCCGAACTCGGGGAGGTGGACCGGACTCAGGCGGCCGCGCTGCTGCTCGGCCCGATCGTGCTGGGCAAACTCAGCACGTTGCCGGAGTTCGACTACTCAGCGTGCGTCCGCGCCGCGGTCGACGGCTTCCTGGCCACTCACCGCACCGAGTAACGAATCGGCAGGTGCTTGAGGCCACCGACGAACGTCGTCGCGGAAAGCTCTGGCTTGCCCGCCAATTCGATGGATTCCAGCCGGGGGAGCAGCTCGGAGAACAGGCTGTTCATCTCCATCCGCGCGAGTGCGGCACCCAGGCAGAAATGGACGCCATAGCCGAACGCGAGGTGCTTGTTGGGGTCGCGGGCCACGTCGAACCGGAACGGGTCGGCGAAGACGTCCTCGTCGCGGTTGCCCGAAACGTAGGCCAGGTACACCGATTCGCCCTTGGCGATCGGCACGCCCCGGACCGAGGTGTCCTCGGTCGCCGTGCGCATGAATTCCTTTACCGGCGTGGACCATCGGATCATCTCTTCGACTGCGGTGCCCATGAGCTCGGGGTTGGCACGCAGCCGGTCCATCTCGCCGGGGTTCTCGATGAGTGCCAGCAGGCCGCCGGAGATCGCGTCCTTGGTGGTGTCGTGTCCGGCGCTGGCGACGATGACGTAGTACGACGCGGTATCGACGTCCGACAGCGGCTCGCCGTCGATCCGGCCGTTGGCGATCGCCGATGCCAGGTCATCGGTCGGCCGCTCCCGGCGCGCCGCGGTCAATGCCGAGAAGTACGCGAAGAAGTCCATCAGGACCGCGAGTTGGTCTTCGAGTGAGCCGCTGTCGCGCTTGTACTCCTCGTCGTCCCCGCCGAACATCTCCTGGGTCAGCATGTGCATGCGCGCGAAGTCCTCTTCGGGCAGCCCGAGCAGCGACATGATGACGTAGAGCGGAAAGTCGACGGCGACGGCGGTGACGAAGTCGCATTCGTTTCCGATCTCGGCCATCTTGTCGACGTATCGCTTCGCGAGCTCGTCGACGCGGACCTTCAATGCGCGCATTGCCTTGGGGCGGAACCAGTCTGCGCCGATCGCGCGGACCTTCCGGTGATGCGGATCGTCCATGTGGATGAGGGTGCGCAGGCCCATGCCTGCTTCGAGCTGCTCGCGGGCCAGGTCGTCGGCGGCCGCGGTGGCCAGCAGTGGTCGGGGCTCGCTGATGAACAGGTTGTTGTCCCGTTCGATGGCCATGATGTCGGCGTGCTTGGTGATCGCCCAGAACGGTCGGTATGGCGCATTGTCGACCCAGGCCACCGGATTGTTGGCGCGCAGATGGGTGAGCGCTGCGTGCAGGCGCGAGTCGTCGGCATATGCCGTCGGGTCGGCCAGGACGTTCGCGGCGTCGTCCATTGTCGGCGCGCTCATGGGTGCTCCCTCCGTGGACATCAAACTTGACGGGTGTCAATTACACCCTATGTGACTGCCGCCACTCAAGGGCCGGAATGCGGCAACGAATGCCAGTAGGCTCAGTGGTCGTGCTGCCAGCAAAGGTGAGCCGGGTCGGTCGCAACGGCGCCGCGCTTGTCACCGCGCTTGTGTTGACGATGTCGCCCGTGTCGGCCTGCGGCCGCGGCGGCAGCCAGACCTTTGCGGGCGACGCGCCTGTCGCCGATGTGCAGGGCGGTGATCCCGCGGTGGTGACCACGAGCGCGGGAACCCTGCGCGGTGTGGCGGCGCCCGATCACCGGCTGTTCGCCGGAATCCCTTACGCGGCACCGCCGGTCGGACCGCTGCGGTTTGCGGCGCCGGAACCCGCGCTCGGCTGGGTGGGGGAGCGCGACGCCACGCGTGCGGGTCCGCGCTGCATCCAGGATCCCGCCGCAGATCCGGAACGCGGCCAGAACACCTCCGAGGACTGCCTCACGCTCAACGTGTGGACGCCGCCCCGCCGTACCGATGCCGCCCTGCCGGTGATGGTGTGGATTCACGGCGGCGCATTCGTCAACGGCAGCAGCGGCATCTATGACGCGAGGTGGCTCGCGTCCCGTGGCGACATGCTCGTGGTGACGGTCAACTACCGGCTCGGCACCCTCGGCTTTCTGGCGCACCCCGGGCTCGGGCCCGCGGGCGGCGTGGGCAATTACGGGCTGTCGGATCAGCAGGCGGCTCTGCGTTGGGTTCGCGACAACATCGCCGCGTTCGGCGGAGACCCGGACGCGGTCACCGTCGCGGGCGAGTCGGCGGGCGGCATGTCGGTGTGCGATCACCTGGTCGCGCCCGGGTCGGCCGGTCTGTTCCGGGCCGCGATCGTGATGAGCGCGCCATGTCAGGCTCAGGCCGACCTGGCGACGGCACAGCGGCGCAGCATCGACTACGCGGCAGGCGCGGGGTGTCCCGATCCTGCGACCGCAGCCGCATGCCTGCGCGCGCTCCCGGTCGACAAACTTCGAAACCCCGTCTGGTACTTCAACATCGGCAGCGACGAGCTGACCGGACCGGTCACCGGGACCACCGTGCTCCCGGCCGCGCCGTTGACCGCATTCGGGGCCGGGCAGCAGGCGCACGTACCCGCGCTGTTGGGCACCACGCGCGACGAGTTCACGTTGTTCACGGCGCTGCGCTACCTGAGGCAAGGGGAGCGTTTCGCGCCCGGTGAGTACCCGGGGCTGCTGGACGAGACGTTCGGTGTGAACGCACCCGCGGTCGGGGCCAGATATCCGATAGATCGGTACGGCGGTGTGGCACAGGCGTATTCGGCTGCGGTCACCGACGGTGAGTTCGCCTGCGTTGCCGACCGGATGGCCGGCGCCCTGGGGCGGACGGACCCGGTGTACGCCTATGAGTTCAACGACCGCGGTGCGCCGGCGCCGGAAGCCATGCGCACCTTGCCGTTCCCCGTCGGAGCCAGTCATTCGCTCGAATTGCGGTACCTGTTCGATGTCGGCGGTGCACCACCACTCAACCCCGCGCAGCAGGCGCTGTCCGCGGCGATGATCGGTTACTGGAGCAGTTTCGTGCATTCCGGCAGCCCGGCGGCCGGCGGTCAGCCGGACTGGCCCGCAGTCGACGGCGCGGGCCCCTGGATGTCGTTGCAGCCGGACGGCAGCCGGATGGTATCCGGGTATCAAGACGAACATCAGTGCCCGTTCTGGGCTGGATTGAAAGGCAGGTGAGTCGATGGCCACGCCGGATCCGCAGGGATTCGCCGACGAATGGGTGCGTGCCTGGAACGCGCACGACGTGGAGGCCGTGCTCGCGCACTTCCACGACGACGTGGTCTTCAGCTCGCCGGTGGCGGCCCGCGTACTGCCCGACAGTGACGGCGTCGTGCAGGGCAAGGCCGCGCTGCGCGACTACTGGACCACGGCGCTGGCCGGTATGCCCGATCTGCGTTTCGAGATCGTCGATGTCTACCGCGGCCAGTCGACGCTCGTGATCAATTACCGCAACCAACGTGGCGGACTGGTCAACGAGGTACTGATCTTCGACGGCAACCTGGTGCGGGAAGGACACGGAACCTACCTCGGCTAGCGTATTTGTCCGCAGCTACGGATGTTCTAGCTCTTTTTCTCCGTAGATGCGGTTGTTAGGCTCGCAGGCATGCCTGACATCCGTATCCGCGACGCGGCCGCGTTGCTCGGGGTCAGTGACGACACCGTGCGCCGCTGGATCGATGACGGAGCGCTGCCGGCTCACGCCGATGCGGCGGGCCGCAAGGTGGTCGACGGTGCGGCGCTGGCCGCGTTC
Proteins encoded:
- a CDS encoding nuclear transport factor 2 family protein; translation: MATPDPQGFADEWVRAWNAHDVEAVLAHFHDDVVFSSPVAARVLPDSDGVVQGKAALRDYWTTALAGMPDLRFEIVDVYRGQSTLVINYRNQRGGLVNEVLIFDGNLVREGHGTYLG
- a CDS encoding TetR/AcrR family transcriptional regulator — translated: MAADSGDPRPARSRARLLDAATSLLRAGGPSAVTVDAVTRAANVARATLYRHFPSGNDLLAAAFRSLIPAAPMPPTDGPLRDRLITLVQAQADLIAEAPITVTAMSWLALGGDMEHLPWRENDSDEVRTLRERVAEQYAAPFDALFDSPEAVAELGEVDRTQAAALLLGPIVLGKLSTLPEFDYSACVRAAVDGFLATHRTE
- a CDS encoding cytochrome P450; protein product: MSAPTMDDAANVLADPTAYADDSRLHAALTHLRANNPVAWVDNAPYRPFWAITKHADIMAIERDNNLFISEPRPLLATAAADDLAREQLEAGMGLRTLIHMDDPHHRKVRAIGADWFRPKAMRALKVRVDELAKRYVDKMAEIGNECDFVTAVAVDFPLYVIMSLLGLPEEDFARMHMLTQEMFGGDDEEYKRDSGSLEDQLAVLMDFFAYFSALTAARRERPTDDLASAIANGRIDGEPLSDVDTASYYVIVASAGHDTTKDAISGGLLALIENPGEMDRLRANPELMGTAVEEMIRWSTPVKEFMRTATEDTSVRGVPIAKGESVYLAYVSGNRDEDVFADPFRFDVARDPNKHLAFGYGVHFCLGAALARMEMNSLFSELLPRLESIELAGKPELSATTFVGGLKHLPIRYSVR
- a CDS encoding carboxylesterase/lipase family protein, translated to MSPVSACGRGGSQTFAGDAPVADVQGGDPAVVTTSAGTLRGVAAPDHRLFAGIPYAAPPVGPLRFAAPEPALGWVGERDATRAGPRCIQDPAADPERGQNTSEDCLTLNVWTPPRRTDAALPVMVWIHGGAFVNGSSGIYDARWLASRGDMLVVTVNYRLGTLGFLAHPGLGPAGGVGNYGLSDQQAALRWVRDNIAAFGGDPDAVTVAGESAGGMSVCDHLVAPGSAGLFRAAIVMSAPCQAQADLATAQRRSIDYAAGAGCPDPATAAACLRALPVDKLRNPVWYFNIGSDELTGPVTGTTVLPAAPLTAFGAGQQAHVPALLGTTRDEFTLFTALRYLRQGERFAPGEYPGLLDETFGVNAPAVGARYPIDRYGGVAQAYSAAVTDGEFACVADRMAGALGRTDPVYAYEFNDRGAPAPEAMRTLPFPVGASHSLELRYLFDVGGAPPLNPAQQALSAAMIGYWSSFVHSGSPAAGGQPDWPAVDGAGPWMSLQPDGSRMVSGYQDEHQCPFWAGLKGR
- a CDS encoding MFS transporter, whose amino-acid sequence is MSDTLAESGQDIRAPHAALRPRQRYWLLAVACMDVSIVVASMVALNAALPDIARETAATQAQLTWVIDGYTLVLACLLLPAGAIGDRYGRRGALLIGLAVFVLASAAPLLFGDPAHLIAARAAAGAGAAFIMPATLSLLTAAFPKSERNKAVGIWAGVVGSGAVFGFLITGALLHFWAWQSIFAAFAAAGIGLFALTCTVPSSRDDRAAPLDWAGAVLIGAAVAAFVLGVVEAPVRGWTHPIVWGDMTAGVVLAAAFAVVELNRRHPLLDIRLFRKPAFATGAVGVTFLFFANFGYFFVSMQYIQLVMGYSPIQTAIALCPLMLPVLALGATTHLYLPRLGLRLCVSIGLLVIAAGLMCMRLLQPDSDYVDFAWPLIIMSIGIGLCTAPTTSAIMGAVPDEKQGVASAVNDTTREVGAALGIAVAGSILAAHYQNQLAPELTGLPAEIRAPVLNSLAEALAVTGQLGPRGGAVAELAKQSFLDATNSALLVMAAVLGVAAAAVGVWAPGRDGEQLRVVRRFTSR